In the genome of Desertibacillus haloalkaliphilus, one region contains:
- the hpt gene encoding hypoxanthine phosphoribosyltransferase, whose product MKEDIKEVLLSEEEIQAKVHELGQQITEEYRDRFPLVIGVLKGAMPFMADLTKRIDTYLEMDFMDVSSYGNETVSSGEVKIIKDLDTSVEGRDLLIIEDIIDSGLTLSYLIELFHYRKAKSVKVVTLLDKPDGRKVDLVPDIAGFTVPDAFVVGYGLDYAERYRNLPYIGVLKPKIYER is encoded by the coding sequence ATGAAGGAAGATATCAAAGAAGTCTTACTATCCGAGGAAGAAATTCAAGCTAAAGTACATGAATTAGGACAACAGATTACAGAAGAATACCGGGATCGGTTTCCACTTGTCATCGGCGTATTAAAAGGGGCCATGCCTTTTATGGCAGATCTAACGAAGCGAATTGATACGTATTTAGAGATGGACTTTATGGACGTTTCAAGTTATGGAAATGAAACAGTCTCATCAGGTGAAGTGAAAATCATTAAAGACCTTGATACATCAGTTGAAGGTAGAGATCTCCTTATTATAGAAGATATTATTGATAGTGGTTTAACATTGAGCTACTTAATCGAGCTATTTCATTATCGCAAAGCGAAGTCAGTGAAGGTCGTTACCCTATTAGATAAGCCGGATGGCAGAAAGGTTGACCTCGTACCGGATATTGCAGGTTTTACAGTACCTGATGCTTTCGTTGTTGGTTACGGACTAGACTATGCGGAAAGGTACCGAAATCTCCCTTATATCGGGGTTCTTAAGCCCAAAATTTACGAGAGGTAA
- the hslO gene encoding Hsp33 family molecular chaperone HslO gives MSDYLVKATAFEGKVRAYATQTTEMVGEAVRRQGTWATASAALGRAMTAGLMMGSMLKGDDKITIKIEGDGPIGAIVVDSNAKGETRGYVKNPNVHFDLNEHGKLDVARAVGTEGFLSVVKDLGMRENFTGSVPLISGELGEDFTYYFVSSEQVPSSVGVGVLVNPDETILASGGFVIQMMPGADDAIIEEIEKRLSQIPPISKLIQAGMPPEEMLYALLGDDNVKILDKMPVAFACSCSKERIANAIIGLGKDEIKAMIEEDGGAETTCHFCNESYVFSKEELEELYQEA, from the coding sequence ATGTCAGATTATTTAGTTAAGGCAACAGCATTTGAAGGGAAAGTAAGAGCGTATGCAACCCAAACAACAGAGATGGTTGGTGAAGCAGTACGCCGACAAGGTACATGGGCAACGGCGTCTGCGGCATTAGGTCGAGCGATGACAGCGGGTCTGATGATGGGTTCGATGTTAAAAGGTGATGATAAAATCACGATTAAAATTGAGGGGGATGGTCCGATAGGTGCGATTGTCGTTGACAGTAACGCTAAAGGAGAGACCCGTGGCTATGTTAAAAATCCGAATGTGCACTTTGATTTGAACGAGCATGGAAAGTTAGATGTTGCACGTGCTGTTGGGACAGAAGGGTTTCTCTCGGTGGTCAAAGACCTTGGTATGCGTGAGAATTTCACAGGAAGCGTTCCTCTTATTTCCGGGGAATTAGGTGAGGATTTCACTTATTATTTTGTGTCATCTGAGCAAGTCCCATCATCTGTCGGTGTAGGGGTACTTGTGAACCCTGATGAAACGATCTTAGCTTCTGGTGGTTTTGTTATTCAGATGATGCCAGGTGCCGATGATGCGATTATAGAGGAGATTGAGAAGCGGCTCTCTCAAATTCCACCAATCTCTAAACTCATCCAGGCAGGGATGCCACCGGAAGAAATGCTCTACGCCTTATTGGGTGATGACAATGTAAAAATCTTAGATAAAATGCCGGTTGCGTTTGCTTGTAGCTGTTCAAAAGAGCGAATTGCCAATGCGATTATTGGACTCGGGAAAGATGAAATCAAAGCAATGATCGAAGAAGATGGTGGTGCGGAAACGACGTGCCATTTCTGTAATGAATCCTAT
- a CDS encoding type III pantothenate kinase produces MIFVIDVGNTNIVLGVYDNDELKYHWRINTNRQQTEDEYGMIIKDLFSHVDLKGEQIDGIIISSVVPPIMFALELMCKKYFNVEPLIIGPGIKTGLNIKYDNPKEVGADRIVNAVSAIYLYGSPLIIVDFGTATTYCYINEEKQYMGGAIAPGISISTEALYNQASKLPRIEIAKPTQVIGKNTVNAMQAGIFYGYVGQVDGIVTRMKEQSPTEPTVIATGGLAPLIAKESTTIDIVDPYLTLKGLQMIYLKNK; encoded by the coding sequence ATGATATTTGTGATAGATGTTGGGAATACGAATATTGTACTTGGTGTGTATGATAACGATGAATTGAAGTATCATTGGCGCATTAATACAAACAGGCAGCAAACAGAAGATGAGTATGGGATGATTATTAAGGATTTATTTTCACATGTAGATTTAAAAGGGGAGCAAATTGATGGGATTATCATCTCATCAGTTGTACCGCCAATTATGTTTGCGCTGGAGTTGATGTGTAAAAAGTATTTTAATGTTGAACCGTTAATCATTGGCCCCGGTATTAAAACAGGTTTGAATATTAAGTATGATAACCCGAAGGAGGTTGGAGCGGACCGTATTGTTAATGCTGTTTCTGCGATTTACCTTTATGGAAGTCCGCTCATTATTGTCGATTTCGGTACAGCGACTACATATTGTTATATAAATGAAGAAAAACAATATATGGGCGGAGCAATCGCGCCAGGGATTTCGATTTCTACTGAGGCGCTTTATAATCAAGCCTCCAAGTTACCACGAATTGAAATCGCAAAGCCGACCCAAGTAATCGGAAAAAATACGGTCAATGCGATGCAAGCGGGTATCTTTTATGGATATGTCGGTCAAGTGGATGGGATTGTTACTCGTATGAAAGAACAATCACCGACCGAACCGACAGTGATTGCAACGGGGGGATTAGCTCCGTTGATCGCTAAAGAATCGACAACAATTGATATTGTAGATCCTTATTTAACACTAAAAGGGTTACAAATGATTTATTTAAAAAATAAGTAA
- the ftsH gene encoding ATP-dependent zinc metalloprotease FtsH — translation MNRIFRNTVFYLLIFLVIVGIVSFFSGEPAETEQFTYDQFQQHLEDGQITAISIKPERGVYLVTGQLATYTEDEFFQTNVPDTPEALELILMASNPQDGGTELEVLMADETSGWVTFFTSIIPFIIIFILFFFLLSQAQGGGSRVMNFGKSKAKMVNEDKKKAKFKDVAGADEEKQELVEVVDFLKDPRKFSTIGARIPKGVLLVGPPGTGKTLLARAVAGEAGVPFFSISGSDFVEMFVGVGASRVRDLFENAKKNAPCIIFIDEIDAVGRQRGAGLGGGHDEREQTLNQLLVEMDGFSANEGIIIIAATNRADILDPALLRPGRFDRQIMVGRPDVKGREEVLKVHARNKPLAEDVNLKTIATRTPGFSGADLENLLNEAALIAARQDHKNISMIHVEEAIDRVIAGPAKKSRVISEKEKNIVAFHEAGHTVVGVKLENADMVHKVTIVPRGQAGGYAVMLPKEDRYFMTKPELLDKIIGLLGGRVAEEVTFGEVSTGAHNDFQRATNIARKMVTEYGMSEKLGPMQFVQGSGGGPFLGRDIQNDQSYSDSIAYEIDLESQRIIKECYDRCKQILLDNKESLDLVAKTLLELETLDAEQINSLINEGKLPEGHHSNNKPSAVSTDADSDVKVTINSKKDDEGGTESESSSDESKQENDQPSDEGKNEK, via the coding sequence ATGAATCGGATTTTTCGAAATACGGTTTTTTATTTGTTAATATTTTTAGTTATCGTAGGGATTGTAAGCTTCTTTAGCGGTGAACCTGCAGAGACTGAACAATTCACCTATGATCAATTTCAACAACATTTAGAAGACGGACAAATCACAGCAATCTCGATTAAGCCTGAACGTGGTGTCTATTTAGTTACTGGACAACTCGCTACTTATACGGAGGATGAGTTTTTCCAAACGAATGTTCCGGATACGCCGGAAGCATTGGAATTAATCTTAATGGCCTCAAATCCTCAAGATGGTGGTACTGAACTTGAGGTTCTAATGGCGGATGAAACAAGTGGTTGGGTAACGTTCTTTACTTCAATCATTCCGTTTATCATTATTTTCATTTTGTTCTTCTTCTTATTAAGCCAAGCTCAAGGTGGCGGTAGCCGTGTCATGAATTTTGGTAAGAGCAAGGCGAAGATGGTGAATGAAGATAAGAAAAAGGCGAAGTTTAAGGATGTAGCTGGTGCTGATGAGGAGAAACAAGAGCTTGTTGAAGTTGTTGACTTCTTAAAAGATCCTCGTAAGTTCTCAACCATTGGGGCGCGTATCCCTAAAGGGGTTCTATTAGTCGGCCCTCCAGGTACAGGGAAGACATTACTTGCGCGTGCGGTAGCCGGTGAAGCAGGTGTTCCTTTCTTCTCCATTAGTGGTTCTGATTTCGTCGAGATGTTCGTCGGTGTTGGGGCATCACGTGTACGTGATTTATTTGAAAATGCAAAGAAAAATGCACCGTGTATTATTTTCATTGATGAGATTGATGCTGTTGGACGTCAGCGTGGCGCAGGCCTTGGTGGTGGACACGACGAACGTGAGCAAACATTGAACCAACTTCTTGTTGAAATGGATGGTTTCAGTGCTAATGAAGGAATAATTATCATTGCAGCGACAAACCGTGCAGATATACTTGATCCGGCATTATTACGTCCTGGACGATTTGACCGCCAAATCATGGTTGGCCGTCCAGATGTGAAGGGGCGTGAGGAAGTCCTTAAAGTGCATGCTCGTAACAAACCATTAGCAGAGGACGTTAATTTAAAAACGATCGCAACTCGCACACCAGGATTTTCGGGTGCTGATCTTGAGAACCTGTTAAATGAAGCAGCCTTGATTGCTGCACGACAGGATCATAAAAATATTAGTATGATTCATGTAGAAGAGGCGATTGACCGAGTCATTGCTGGACCAGCGAAGAAGAGCCGAGTCATCTCTGAAAAAGAGAAGAATATCGTGGCCTTCCATGAAGCTGGACATACAGTTGTCGGGGTGAAGTTAGAAAATGCCGACATGGTTCATAAGGTTACGATTGTCCCACGGGGGCAAGCTGGTGGATATGCAGTTATGCTTCCAAAAGAAGATCGCTACTTTATGACAAAACCAGAATTACTTGATAAGATTATCGGCTTACTTGGTGGGCGCGTGGCTGAAGAAGTTACGTTTGGCGAGGTAAGTACCGGTGCTCATAATGATTTCCAACGAGCGACAAATATTGCGCGCAAGATGGTTACGGAGTATGGTATGAGTGAAAAGCTAGGACCAATGCAATTTGTGCAAGGTTCTGGGGGCGGACCATTCCTAGGGCGTGACATTCAAAATGATCAAAGTTACAGTGATTCAATTGCTTATGAGATTGATTTAGAAAGTCAACGTATTATCAAGGAATGTTATGACCGCTGTAAACAAATTTTACTCGACAATAAAGAAAGCCTTGATCTTGTTGCTAAGACATTGCTTGAATTAGAGACCCTTGATGCGGAACAAATTAACTCTTTAATTAATGAGGGTAAACTACCTGAAGGTCATCACTCTAATAACAAGCCAAGTGCTGTGAGCACAGATGCAGATAGTGATGTTAAGGTGACGATTAATTCGAAGAAAGATGATGAAGGCGGCACTGAATCAGAATCTTCAAGTGACGAGTCCAAACAGGAAAACGACCAACCTTCTGATGAAGGTAAGAACGAGAAGTAA
- a CDS encoding threonine/serine exporter family protein has translation MLLELLFCFIATVSFGVIFNVPNKAAVLGGGIGVITWVIYRVLPEYDVTIIFATAVAAFVSASIAHFLARRYRLPGTIFSIPGIIPLLPGSKAYFTMLAFVDGNYLLGLEHGIETMLQAGAIAAGLIFALSIFSFGKGIGQRYETSR, from the coding sequence ATGTTATTAGAATTACTTTTTTGCTTTATTGCAACTGTATCGTTTGGGGTTATTTTTAATGTCCCAAACAAAGCGGCTGTGTTAGGCGGCGGCATAGGTGTGATTACTTGGGTCATTTATCGGGTTTTACCTGAATATGATGTTACTATTATCTTTGCAACTGCTGTTGCTGCTTTTGTTAGTGCATCGATTGCTCATTTTTTAGCAAGACGTTACCGGCTACCAGGGACGATTTTTAGTATTCCAGGTATTATTCCACTGTTGCCTGGAAGTAAAGCCTATTTTACGATGCTTGCTTTTGTAGATGGCAATTACTTACTAGGTCTAGAGCATGGAATTGAAACAATGCTTCAAGCAGGGGCCATTGCAGCTGGATTGATTTTTGCACTTTCAATCTTTTCATTTGGAAAGGGGATCGGACAACGCTATGAAACAAGCCGTTAA
- the tilS gene encoding tRNA lysidine(34) synthetase TilS codes for MKQAVKHFIERHALLRSKATVVVGVSGGPDSMALLHYLSKEQEQLHLTIVAAHVDHMFRKQQSYEDYKYVENYCLKQGISFRGARIDVKAYQEQTKVSAQMAARECRYAFFDEVMKEFQADYLALAHHGDDQIETMVMKQVRGSFGIGLAGIPVRRPFSCGEIIRPFLGITKAQIEHYCKEVSLKPRQDPTNDTATYVRNRFRQQLLPFLKAENPNVHEQFQKQSEWTTDEQRLLQQMAENVACEAIVEKSHDIVIFSIKQLEQVAIPLQRRVIHLILSYLYGKNSPSISMIHIEEILMLLMQSHPSGTLNLPLGLHIRKSYDTCTASFLKDEMNVPFSFRLTLPGMIETRLGKISGEVTSIPPTAGGNSLFFCDKELVHYPLTVRSRRPGDRISIKGMNGSKKIKDLFIDHKINRKDREIWPLVVDSKDQILWVPMLSKSSLAVPSDHTKTYLSLRFEPASGY; via the coding sequence ATGAAACAAGCCGTTAAGCATTTTATTGAGCGCCATGCCTTGTTGCGCTCTAAGGCGACTGTTGTCGTAGGTGTGTCAGGTGGACCTGATTCGATGGCGTTGCTTCACTATCTTTCTAAAGAACAAGAGCAATTACATTTAACAATCGTTGCCGCCCACGTAGACCACATGTTTCGCAAACAGCAATCATATGAAGATTATAAGTATGTCGAGAATTATTGTCTCAAACAAGGGATTTCATTTCGGGGGGCGCGTATTGATGTTAAGGCGTATCAAGAACAGACCAAGGTGAGTGCGCAAATGGCTGCGCGTGAATGCCGCTACGCTTTTTTTGATGAAGTGATGAAAGAGTTTCAGGCTGATTATCTCGCCCTTGCTCACCATGGAGATGACCAAATTGAAACGATGGTCATGAAACAAGTACGCGGCAGCTTCGGCATAGGGCTAGCAGGAATTCCTGTTCGTCGTCCGTTTAGTTGTGGTGAAATTATTCGACCCTTTTTAGGAATAACGAAAGCACAAATTGAGCACTATTGTAAAGAAGTCTCGCTAAAACCGCGACAGGACCCGACCAACGATACCGCTACTTATGTCAGAAATCGATTCCGTCAGCAACTGCTGCCATTCTTGAAAGCAGAGAATCCAAATGTCCATGAACAGTTTCAAAAGCAAAGTGAGTGGACCACAGATGAGCAAAGGCTTTTACAACAAATGGCTGAAAATGTAGCATGTGAAGCGATTGTTGAAAAGAGTCATGATATTGTCATTTTTTCAATCAAACAGTTGGAGCAGGTGGCAATCCCTTTACAAAGAAGGGTGATTCATCTAATATTAAGTTATCTCTACGGGAAAAATTCACCATCAATTTCAATGATACATATTGAAGAGATTTTAATGCTGCTCATGCAGTCTCATCCCTCGGGAACATTGAATTTACCTTTAGGCTTACACATTAGAAAGTCTTACGATACATGTACAGCATCATTTTTAAAGGATGAAATGAATGTACCTTTCAGTTTCCGATTAACTTTACCTGGGATGATTGAGACAAGACTTGGGAAGATTAGTGGTGAAGTCACGAGTATCCCCCCGACTGCAGGTGGGAATTCTCTATTTTTCTGTGATAAAGAATTAGTTCACTATCCGTTAACGGTTCGTAGCAGAAGACCTGGTGATCGCATTTCCATAAAAGGGATGAATGGATCAAAGAAAATTAAGGATCTTTTCATTGACCATAAAATTAATCGTAAAGACAGGGAGATATGGCCACTTGTCGTTGATAGTAAGGATCAGATTTTATGGGTTCCCATGCTAAGTAAGTCATCATTGGCAGTACCTTCAGATCATACAAAAACTTACTTATCTCTCAGGTTCGAACCTGCTTCGGGATATTAA